Proteins from one Candidatus Margulisiibacteriota bacterium genomic window:
- a CDS encoding DNA helicase UvrD codes for MKFIADFHIHSHYSLATSKKLIPEYLDYWAKLKGIQVMGTGDCVHPGWLRELKEKLAIAGNGLYQLKKEYQLSPANTPDCITMPGTVHFLPTTEISNIYKKNGKVRKVHNLCVFPDFASVEKFQVRLEKIGNIRSDGRPILGLDSRDLLEILLESSSNAFLIPAHIWTPWFSVLGSKSGFDTIEECYGDLTPHIFALETGLSSDPAMNWTCSFLDTFRLVSNSDAHSPEKLGREANIFDTELSYQAIYDALKYNRGFLGTIEFFPQEGKYHYDGHRNCNICWDPLETIKHADLCPVCLKPVTKGVLYRVAELADRNDITTAPCKKDFYSITSLPDIIAELENKKTTTKRVREKYFEVLKNIGPDFHTLLFAQESQIRESGGELLAESIMRMRRGQIYIEEGFDGEFGRITMFKKGELSGISSHSLVAGQDNALTAPPSFKGSIRFDIDQFQAQCRLKPTIT; via the coding sequence ATGAAGTTTATCGCGGACTTTCACATTCATTCGCATTATTCATTAGCCACCAGTAAAAAGCTGATCCCGGAGTACCTCGATTACTGGGCAAAACTAAAAGGGATCCAGGTCATGGGCACAGGAGACTGTGTTCACCCCGGCTGGCTGCGCGAACTAAAGGAAAAACTCGCTATAGCTGGGAACGGACTCTATCAGCTCAAAAAAGAATATCAACTCAGCCCGGCAAATACCCCCGACTGCATAACCATGCCAGGAACTGTCCACTTCTTGCCAACAACAGAAATAAGTAATATCTACAAAAAAAACGGAAAAGTCCGCAAAGTCCACAATCTCTGCGTATTCCCCGACTTTGCTTCAGTTGAGAAATTTCAGGTCCGCCTGGAAAAAATCGGCAATATCAGGTCCGATGGCCGGCCGATTCTCGGCCTTGATTCGAGAGACCTGTTAGAAATACTACTGGAATCGTCATCCAATGCCTTTCTAATACCGGCTCATATCTGGACGCCCTGGTTTTCGGTACTAGGCTCAAAATCGGGATTTGATACAATCGAGGAATGTTACGGCGATCTTACGCCGCACATTTTTGCACTGGAAACAGGGCTTTCAAGTGACCCGGCAATGAACTGGACATGCAGCTTTCTCGACACGTTCAGACTAGTTTCCAACTCTGATGCCCATTCCCCCGAAAAGCTCGGACGCGAAGCCAATATTTTTGATACGGAACTCTCCTATCAAGCCATTTATGATGCTCTCAAGTACAATCGGGGATTTCTCGGCACTATCGAATTCTTTCCTCAAGAAGGCAAATACCATTACGATGGACATCGCAATTGCAATATCTGCTGGGACCCCTTAGAAACCATCAAGCATGCTGATCTCTGCCCGGTATGTCTTAAACCGGTAACCAAAGGCGTCTTGTACCGGGTAGCCGAGCTTGCCGACCGAAATGATATAACAACTGCGCCCTGCAAAAAAGATTTTTATTCCATAACCTCGCTCCCAGACATCATTGCCGAATTAGAGAACAAGAAAACCACAACAAAACGTGTCCGGGAAAAATATTTTGAGGTTCTTAAGAACATCGGACCTGATTTCCATACGCTGCTCTTTGCGCAGGAATCTCAAATCCGCGAATCCGGCGGCGAATTGCTGGCTGAAAGCATTATGCGGATGCGCCGGGGTCAGATTTATATCGAAGAAGGCTTTGACGGCGAATTTGGAAGGATCACCATGTTCAAAAAAGGTGAACTATCCGGCATTTCCAGCCATTCCCTTGTAGCCGGGCAGGATAACG